A genomic window from Quercus lobata isolate SW786 chromosome 10, ValleyOak3.0 Primary Assembly, whole genome shotgun sequence includes:
- the LOC115964707 gene encoding uncharacterized protein LOC115964707: MDPLKYLMEKPVQDRKTAKWVLLLSKFDIKYVTQKSVKGRAIANHLVHCSPEEAEEIQGDFPDKDIMGIKVESWKMYFDGATNQNGSGIGVLLISPKGTHIPFFGRLNFPATNNATKYEACIMGLQAALGLGVKGLEVYGDAALIICQI, from the coding sequence ATGGATCCTTTGAAGTATTTAATGGAAAAGCCTGTGCAAGATAGGAAGACAGCCAAATGGGTCTTgcttttgtcaaaatttgataTTAAGTATGTAACTCAGAAATCTGTAAAGGGGAGAGCAATTGCTAATCACTTAGTCCATTGTTCACCAGAAGAGGCTGAAGAAATCCAAGGAGACTTTCCAGATAAAGATATCATGGGGATTAAAGTAGAATCATGGAAGATGTACTTTGATGGAGCAACAAATCAAAATGGAAGTGGAATTGgagttctcttaatttctccaaaagggACACACATCCCATTTTTTGGTAGGCTTAACTTTCCTGCCACCAACAATGCCACTAAATATGAAGCTTGTATCATGGGACTACAAGCAGCACTAGGCCTAGGGGTGAAAGGGTTGGAGGTGTATGGAGACGCAGCCTTGATCATCTGCCAGATTTAG